The Dioscorea cayenensis subsp. rotundata cultivar TDr96_F1 chromosome 7, TDr96_F1_v2_PseudoChromosome.rev07_lg8_w22 25.fasta, whole genome shotgun sequence genome includes a region encoding these proteins:
- the LOC120265406 gene encoding probable 1-deoxy-D-xylulose-5-phosphate synthase, chloroplastic, with protein sequence MAFSSFSYPCNLMVVGASDPRKQSLFASSLFGGASDLLCFHQQHRLLKGRKRSCISASLSERGEYHSQRPPTPLLDTINYPIHMKNLSIKELKQLSDELRSDVIFHVSKTGGHLGSSLGVVELTVALHYVFNAPQDKMLWDVGHQSYPHKILTGRRDKMHTMRQTNGLSGFTKRSESEYDSFGTGHSSTSISAALGMAVGRDLKGRKNSVIAVIGDGAMTAGQAYEAMNNAGYLDSDMIVILNDNKQVSLPTANLDGPIPPVGALSSALSRLQSSRPLRELREVAKGVTKQIGGPMHEIAAKVDEYARGMISGSGSTLFEELGLYYIGPVDGHNMDDLVTILREVKSTKTTGPVLIHVVTEKGRGYPYAERAADKYHGVTKFDPATGKQYKGSAPTQSYTNYFAEALIAEAEADKDIIAIHAAMGGGTGLNYFLRRFPERCFDVGIAEQHAVTFAAGLACEGLKPFCAIYSSFLQRAYDQVIHDVDLQKLPVRFAMDRAGLVGADGPTHSGSFDVTYMACLPNMVVMAPSDEAELFHMVATAAAINDRPSCFRYPRGNGIGAPLPPGNKGVPLEIGKGRVLIEGERVALLGYGTAVQSCFAAASLIESHGLRITVADARFCKPLDQALIRGLAKSHEVLITVEEGSIGGFGSHVAQFMALDGLLDGTTKWRPIVLPDRYIDHGAPVDQMVEAGLTPAHIAATVFNILGQTREALEIMS encoded by the exons ATGGccttctcttcattctcttatCCTTGCAATTTGATGGTGGTTGGAGCTTCAGATCCTCGGAAACAGTCCCTGTTTGCTTCAAGTTTGTTTGGTGGGGCTTCTGACCTTCTTTGCTTCCATCAGCAACACAGGTTGCTCAAG GGTAGGAAAAGATCATGTATTTCTGCATCATTATCAGAGAGAGGAGAGTATCATTCACAGAGACCACCTACTCCATTATTGGATACTATAAACTATCCAATTCACATGAAGAATCTCTCAATTAAG GAGCTTAAACAACTTTCTGATGAGCTTCGGTCAGATGTCATCTTCCATGTATCGAAAACAGGCGGTCATCTTGGATCGAGCCTCGGTGTCGTTGAGTTGACAGTTGCTCTCCATTATGTCTTCAATGCTCCTCAAGACAAGATGCTGTGGGATGTTGGTCATCAG TCATACCCACACAAAATTTTGACTGGGAGAAGGGACAAGATGCATACAATGAGGCAAACAAATGGTTTATCTGGCTTCACCAAGCGGTCAGAGAGCGAGTATGATTCCTTTGGTACTGGCCATAGTTCAACCAGTATATCAGCAGCTCTTG GTATGGCTGTGGGTAGAGATCTTAAGGGTAGAAAGAACAGTGTGATTGCGGTAATAGGTGATGGAGCCATGACGGCGGGGCAAGCTTATGAAGCAATGAATAATGCAGGATATCTTGACTCTGACATGATTGTCATACTGAATGATAATAAGCAAGTTTCTCTTCCCACTGCAAATCTTGATGGACCTATACCTCCGGTTGGCGCTTTGAGTAGTGCATTAAGCAGATTGCAGTCTAGCAGACCCCTCAGAGAACTCCGGGAGGTAGCAAAG GGTGTCACAAAGCAAATTGGTGGTCCAATGCATGAGATAGCTGCAAAGGTTGATGAATATGCTCGAGGAATGATCAGTGGATCTGGTTCCACATTATTTGAAGAGTTAGGATTGTACTACATTGGTCCAGTTGATGGCCACAATATGGATGATCTTGTCACCATTCTGAGGGAGGTGAAGAGCACAAAAACAACAGGTCCTGTACTTATCCACGTAGTAACTGAAAAAGGCCGAGGATATCCTTACGCAGAGCGAGCTGCTGATAAGTACCATG GAGTAACCAAATTCGATCCAGCGACCGGGAAACAATATAAAGGCAGTGCTCCTACTCAATCTTATACAAATTATTTTGCTGAGGCATTGATAGCTGAGGCAGAAGCAGACAAGGACATCATTGCAATTCATGCAGCAATGGGAGGTGGGACAGGCCTCAATTACTTCCTCCGCCGCTTTCCTGAGCGGTGCTTCGATGTTGGAATTGCAGAACAGCATGCTGTCACATTTGCAGCTGGCCTTGCCTGTGAAGGTCTCAAGCCGTTTTGTGCAATCTATTCATCATTCTTGCAGCGTGCTTATGATCAG GTGATACATGATGTAGATTTGCAGAAACTTCCAGTGAGGTTTGCAATGGACAGGGCAGGGCTTGTGGGAGCTGATGGACCGACACACTCAGGATCATTCGATGTCACTTATATGGCATGCTTGCCAAACATGGTTGTCATGGCTCCTTCCGATGAGGCTGAGCTATTTCACATGGTAGCGACTGCAGCAGCCATCAATGACCGTCCGTCTTGTTTCCGCTATCCAAGAGGAAATGGTATCGGTGCACCTCTTCCTCCCGGAAACAAGGGTGTTCCACTAGAG ATTGGGAAAGGAAGAGTGCTGATTGAGGGTGAGAGAGTTGCACTTCTTGGATATGGAACAGCAGTGCAGAGTTGCTTTGCTGCAGCTTCACTCATTGAAAGTCATGGATTGAGAATTACAGTAGCAGATGCTAGATTTTGCAAACCATTAGACCAAGCATTGATTCGTGGCCTCGCAAAGTCCCACGAAGTACTGATCACTGTCGAAGAAGGATCAATTGGAGGATTCGGGTCCCATGTTGCACAATTCATGGCTCTGGATGGATTGCTTGATGGCACAACAAAG TGGAGACCGATTGTTCTTCCGGATCGATACATTGATCACGGGGCACCAGTCGATCAGATGGTCGAAGCTGGCTTGACGCCGGCTCACATTGCTGCAACAGTGTTCAACATTCTTGGACAAACCAGAGAAGCTCTAGAGATCATGTCATAG
- the LOC120265805 gene encoding E3 ubiquitin-protein ligase SGR9, amyloplastic-like, whose translation MIMSSLLNLSPNNFSDLINSITSDLRIHHHRLLLLLLSPSLFSQTLSYLHSLSLSHKTLLLARLLLSSLHLLFPSSSSAFHRRHRLRLPDLDAAILLFTMCQVYTPNHHPINWHATISNYILNSTLSLSGLGLHGLISKYVDMAVKCRRLVDVAMSGGLIHCEKQVAASVRVVIGLPSVQCDKEGQECVVCKEEMEVGRDLCRLPCDHVFHWMCILKWLRRTNTCPCCRMELETDDVFFEIDRIWRKAAGMCARRCATSGGASGGNGGGLRRHGV comes from the coding sequence ATGATCATGTCCTCTCTTCTAAACCTAAGCCCCAATAACTTCTCCGATCTCATCAACTCCATAACTTCCGACCTCCGCATCCACCACCACcgtcttctcctcctcctcctctccccTTCCCTCTTCTCCCAAACCTTATCCTATCTCCACTCCTTATCTCTCTCTCACAAAACCCTTCTCCTTGCTCGCCTCCTCCTCTCCTCCCTCCATCTCCTCTTTccttcctcctcctccgcctTCCACCGCCGCCACCGCCTCCGTCTGCCGGACCTTGACGCCGCCATCCTCCTCTTCACCATGTGCCAAGTCTACACTCCCAACCACCACCCTATCAACTGGcatgcaaccatatcaaactaCATACTCAACTCCACACTTAGTCTTTCCGGCCTTGGTTTGCATGGCCTTATCTCAAAGTACGTAGACATGGCTGTCAAGTGTAGAAGACTAGTGGACGTAGCCATGAGTGGAGGTCTTATCCACTGTGAGAAACAAGTGGCTGCTTCTGTGAGGGTTGTTATAGGGTTACCCTCTGTTCAGTGTGACAAAGAAGGACAGGAGTGTGTTGTTTGCAAGGAGGAGATGGAGGTTGGCAGGGACTTGTGTAGGTTGCCTTGTGATCATGTCTTTCATTGGATGTGTATTTTGAAGTGGTTGAGAAGGACTAATACTTGTCCTTGTTGTAGGATGGAGCTTGAGACTGATGATGTTTTCTTTGAGATTGATAGGATTTGGAGGAAGGCTGCCGGAATGTGTGCTCGCCGGTGTGCCACTTCCGGTGGTGCCAGTGGTGGTAATGGTGGTGGTCTTCGTAGACATGGTGTTTAA
- the LOC120264415 gene encoding uncharacterized GPI-anchored protein At3g06035-like has translation MASSLSFSTLITILIIIIIPALLQCPVRSDYIGDQLLKGINSYRTTQNLSSLTENINAACLAERIVEQFKGQACSNNTGDDTVPGTEQQFPNFPDFLDQCHLNASVIRDGTIMPACVPGLEPNLLLSNFTKSQYSEYLNGTQFTGIGIGDDGDWAVVILCTNTPTGNYATASGNDSSSSVALRSSLLLLMLGLLIVLLN, from the exons ATGGCTTCTTCTCTCTCCTTCTCCACTCTCATcaccatcctcatcatcatcatcatccctgCTCTCCTTCAATGTCCAGTCAGATCAGATT ATATCGGCGATCAACTTCTCAAAGGCATTAACAGCTACAGGACAACACAAAACCTTTCATCTCTAACTGAGAACATTAATGCTGCTTGCTTAGCAGAACGAATTGTCGAACAATTCAAGGGCCAAGCCTGCAGCAACAATACCGGTGATGACACAGTTCCAGGGACTGAGCAACAATTTCCCAACTTCCCGGACTTTCTTGATCAGTGCCATCTCAATGCATCAGTTATTCGGGATGGGACTATAATGCCGGCTTGTGTGCCTGGTCTTGAGCCGAATCTTCTTCTCTCTAACTTCACAAAGTCTCAATACTCCGAGTACCTTAATGGCACTCAATTTACTGGAATTGGCATTGGCGATGATGGCGATTGGGCTGTTGTTATTCTATGCACTAATACTCCTACTGGAAACTATGCTACTGCCAGTGGCAATGATTCATCGTCAAGTGTTGCTCTTCGCTCTTCTCTGCTGCTGTTGATGCTGGGCCTCTTGATTGTTTTGTTGAATTAG